The following coding sequences are from one Diospyros lotus cultivar Yz01 chromosome 7, ASM1463336v1, whole genome shotgun sequence window:
- the LOC127805742 gene encoding uncharacterized protein LOC127805742 isoform X2 produces the protein MSSGSRAALCKCLGPSLASTALNRFKSFRPRTSFSSASTRLFRMATDPPPQPPSASGSGEASSAPASSAIDFLSLCHRLKTTKRAGWMRKDIQSPESIADHMYRTGLMALIASDIPGVDRDKCIKMAIVHDIAEAIVGDITPSDGVPKHEKSRLEQEALDYMCKLLGGGERAKEIGQLWMEYEENLSLEAKFVKDLDKVEMILQALEYETEQGKNLEEFFQSTAAYTMEKGTLQNFTSK, from the exons atgaGCTCTGGAAGCAGAGCAGCGTTGTGTAAATGTTTGGGGCCGTCCCTCGCTTCCACTGCTCTCAATCGATTCAAATCCTTCCGACCTCGCACTTCATTCTCGTCCGCTTCGACTAGGCTTTTCCGGATGGCCACCGATCCTCCGCCCCAGCCGCCCTCCGCCTCTGGCAGCGGCGAGGCTTCCTCCGCCCCGGCTTCTTCCGCCATCGATTTTCTCTCCCTCTGCCACCGCCTCAAG ACGACGAAGAGAGCGGGATGGATGAGGAAGGATATTCAGAGTCCGGAGTCAATAGCCGATCACATGTACCGAACGGGGTTGATGGCTCTCATTGCTTCTGACATTCCCGGGGTCGATCGAGACAA GTGCATAAAAATGGCAATTGTCCATGATATTGCCGAAG CCATTGTTGGAGACATCACACCTTCAGATGGAGTCCCCAAACATGAAAAGAGCCGACTTGAGCAGGAAGCGCTAGATTACATGTGTAAATTACTTGGTGGGGGGGAGAGAG CCAAGGAAATAGGTCAGTTGTGGATggaatatgaagaaaatttgtCCCTAGAAGCTAAGTTTGTGAAGGACTTAGACAAG GTGGAAATGATACTTCAGGCATTGGAATATGAAACTG AGCAAGGCAAAAATTTGGAGGAGTTCTTTCAGTCAACAGCGG catacaccatggagAAAGGTACTTTGCAAAATTTTACGTCAAAGTAA
- the LOC127805742 gene encoding uncharacterized protein LOC127805742 isoform X1, whose product MSSGSRAALCKCLGPSLASTALNRFKSFRPRTSFSSASTRLFRMATDPPPQPPSASGSGEASSAPASSAIDFLSLCHRLKTTKRAGWMRKDIQSPESIADHMYRTGLMALIASDIPGVDRDKCIKMAIVHDIAEAIVGDITPSDGVPKHEKSRLEQEALDYMCKLLGGGERAKEIGQLWMEYEENLSLEAKFVKDLDKVEMILQALEYETEQGKNLEEFFQSTAGKFQTEVGKAWASEIVSRRKTKR is encoded by the exons atgaGCTCTGGAAGCAGAGCAGCGTTGTGTAAATGTTTGGGGCCGTCCCTCGCTTCCACTGCTCTCAATCGATTCAAATCCTTCCGACCTCGCACTTCATTCTCGTCCGCTTCGACTAGGCTTTTCCGGATGGCCACCGATCCTCCGCCCCAGCCGCCCTCCGCCTCTGGCAGCGGCGAGGCTTCCTCCGCCCCGGCTTCTTCCGCCATCGATTTTCTCTCCCTCTGCCACCGCCTCAAG ACGACGAAGAGAGCGGGATGGATGAGGAAGGATATTCAGAGTCCGGAGTCAATAGCCGATCACATGTACCGAACGGGGTTGATGGCTCTCATTGCTTCTGACATTCCCGGGGTCGATCGAGACAA GTGCATAAAAATGGCAATTGTCCATGATATTGCCGAAG CCATTGTTGGAGACATCACACCTTCAGATGGAGTCCCCAAACATGAAAAGAGCCGACTTGAGCAGGAAGCGCTAGATTACATGTGTAAATTACTTGGTGGGGGGGAGAGAG CCAAGGAAATAGGTCAGTTGTGGATggaatatgaagaaaatttgtCCCTAGAAGCTAAGTTTGTGAAGGACTTAGACAAG GTGGAAATGATACTTCAGGCATTGGAATATGAAACTG AGCAAGGCAAAAATTTGGAGGAGTTCTTTCAGTCAACAGCGG GGAAGTTCCAGACTGAAGTGGGCAAGGCTTGGGCTTCTGAAATTGTGTCAAGAAGAAAAACGAAGCGATAG